A portion of the Candidatus Poribacteria bacterium genome contains these proteins:
- a CDS encoding MOSC domain-containing protein, protein MKLLSINVSKPKPIQYGGKTIQTGIFKEPVSGTVMLREKNIDGDGQGDLRVHGGTYKAIYGYPFEHYAHWQHELQRDDLTYGQFGENLTVEGLLEEAVHIGDVFLVGSTVKLQVTQPRVPCFKLAYKMGLPEFAKQFLESRRVGFYFRVLEEGEITAGDTIARIEVALEPMSVTEIVNLRYFDRDNHEKIGRARKLPALSPSWKRDFTKILSK, encoded by the coding sequence ATGAAACTCTTATCTATAAACGTCTCAAAGCCAAAGCCTATACAATACGGTGGTAAGACGATCCAGACAGGGATTTTCAAAGAACCCGTGTCAGGCACTGTCATGCTCAGAGAGAAGAACATTGACGGGGATGGTCAGGGCGATCTGCGGGTACACGGCGGCACCTATAAAGCCATCTACGGCTATCCGTTTGAGCATTACGCCCACTGGCAGCATGAGTTGCAAAGAGATGATTTGACCTACGGACAGTTCGGCGAAAATCTCACGGTTGAAGGTCTACTGGAAGAAGCAGTTCACATTGGTGATGTTTTTCTGGTCGGTTCAACGGTGAAATTACAGGTTACACAACCCCGCGTGCCGTGTTTCAAGCTGGCATACAAGATGGGACTGCCGGAATTCGCCAAACAGTTTTTAGAGAGTCGGCGCGTCGGTTTCTATTTCCGAGTGCTTGAAGAAGGCGAAATCACTGCTGGTGATACGATTGCCCGCATTGAAGTCGCATTGGAACCTATGAGTGTCACTGAGATAGTTAACCTCCGCTATTTTGATAGGGATAACCACGAGAAGATCGGACGAGCGAGGAAACTACCTGCGCTCTCGCCGAGTTGGAAGCGGGATTTTACAAAAATTTTATCAAAATGA